Proteins from one Mycobacterium adipatum genomic window:
- a CDS encoding CGNR zinc finger domain-containing protein — protein sequence MIFTHDTELTLRAACVLVNSDRRAADRDDLGDIAGLDDYLAEFGWTGRRDRDFAELAEVHRLRERIGRLWAAADDEERAVGQVNALLSDTKASPWLTRHAEMPEWHLHLASIHDPLARRMGAEMAMALADLIRGGELRRLKVCAAPDCDAVLFDVSRNRSKIFCDTGNCGNRQHVAAYRERRGKEG from the coding sequence ATGATTTTCACTCATGACACGGAGCTCACACTGCGGGCCGCCTGCGTGTTGGTCAACAGCGACAGACGTGCCGCGGACCGCGACGATCTGGGCGATATCGCGGGGCTCGACGACTACCTGGCCGAATTCGGCTGGACCGGCCGCCGCGACCGGGACTTCGCCGAACTCGCCGAGGTGCACCGGCTGCGGGAGCGGATCGGCCGGCTCTGGGCGGCCGCCGACGACGAGGAGCGCGCGGTCGGCCAGGTGAACGCCCTGCTGTCGGACACCAAGGCCTCGCCCTGGTTGACCCGGCACGCCGAGATGCCCGAGTGGCATCTGCACCTGGCCTCGATCCACGACCCGCTGGCGCGCAGGATGGGCGCCGAGATGGCCATGGCGCTGGCCGATCTGATCCGCGGCGGCGAGCTGCGCCGGCTCAAGGTGTGTGCCGCGCCGGATTGTGACGCCGTGCTCTTCGATGTGTCGCGTAACCGCTCGAAGATCTTCTGCGACACCGGCAACTGTGGAAACCGACAACACGTGGCGGCCTATCGGGAACGCCGCGGCAAGGAGGGGTAA
- a CDS encoding EamA family transporter, whose product MTVTDARSTNRFRLGLAFAIASALAFGLSGPLAKSLMEAGWTPTAAVTARLAGGALAMAVFATLARPGWSGEAWAHRRTILAYGVIPVAGAQFCYYNAVSHLSVGVALLLEYTAPILVVGWLWAQTRRRPSTLTLVGVATAITGITLVLDVFAGAHINSAGVLWGLAAAVCAACYFMMSEKASSDGTGLSPITLAAAGLIVGAVTVAALGASGLMPMRFGTENAVLAGLTVPWFVPVIGLALIPTALAYTLGIMGVSRLRPRFASLVGLSEVLFAVLAAWALLGESITVTQTVGGAVVLLGLALARQGDRTEQVARAEWPDVPPVTAQPEQPISRS is encoded by the coding sequence ATGACGGTGACCGACGCGCGGTCGACGAATCGGTTCCGGCTGGGACTGGCGTTCGCGATCGCGTCCGCCCTCGCGTTCGGCCTGTCCGGCCCGCTGGCCAAATCACTCATGGAGGCGGGCTGGACTCCCACCGCAGCGGTCACCGCGCGGCTGGCCGGCGGAGCGCTCGCCATGGCGGTGTTCGCCACCCTCGCCAGACCCGGTTGGAGCGGCGAAGCGTGGGCACACCGCCGCACGATCCTCGCCTACGGCGTGATCCCGGTCGCCGGCGCACAGTTCTGCTACTACAACGCCGTCTCACACCTCTCGGTCGGCGTGGCGTTGCTGCTCGAGTACACCGCCCCCATCCTGGTGGTGGGCTGGCTGTGGGCACAGACCCGGCGCCGGCCGAGCACACTCACGCTGGTCGGCGTCGCGACCGCGATCACCGGGATCACCCTGGTGCTCGACGTGTTCGCCGGTGCGCACATCAACTCGGCCGGGGTGCTGTGGGGACTGGCCGCCGCGGTCTGCGCGGCGTGCTATTTCATGATGTCGGAGAAGGCGAGCTCCGACGGCACCGGACTGAGTCCCATCACGCTGGCCGCGGCCGGTCTGATCGTCGGCGCCGTCACCGTCGCGGCACTCGGCGCCTCCGGTCTCATGCCGATGCGGTTCGGCACCGAGAACGCCGTCCTGGCCGGACTCACGGTGCCCTGGTTCGTCCCCGTCATCGGACTCGCGCTCATCCCGACCGCCCTCGCCTACACCCTGGGCATCATGGGCGTTTCGCGGCTGCGCCCGCGGTTCGCCTCGCTGGTCGGCCTGTCCGAGGTGCTGTTCGCGGTGCTCGCCGCGTGGGCGCTGCTCGGTGAATCCATCACCGTCACCCAGACCGTCGGCGGTGCAGTGGTGCTGCTCGGTCTGGCCCTGGCGCGCCAGGGCGACCGCACCGAGCAGGTGGCCCGGGCCGAGTGGCCCGATGTCCCGCCCGTGACCGCGCAGCCCGAACAACCGATTAGCCGTAGCTAA
- a CDS encoding cutinase family protein, with product MVIVKLRTMAARSAALGSALVSALVVLAGPAPVASAEPCSDVELVFARGTSEPPGIGRVGQALADTLRPQLGGRTLSTYGVNYPATYDFFTAADGAYDAAGRIAYLAQNCPATRVVLGGYSQGAAIVSMLVGLPPVGERIGEFGSAPPLPSNLAGNVAAMAVFGNPGAKFSNPVSVAPPPYSGRGIDLCADGDPICSRGRNPFAHTRYESSGFIPQAAGFIAGRV from the coding sequence ATGGTGATCGTGAAGCTGCGCACGATGGCGGCCCGGTCGGCCGCCCTGGGATCCGCACTGGTATCCGCACTCGTCGTTCTGGCCGGCCCCGCGCCGGTCGCGAGCGCCGAACCGTGCTCGGACGTCGAACTCGTCTTCGCCCGCGGCACCAGCGAGCCGCCCGGCATCGGCCGTGTCGGCCAGGCCCTGGCCGACACGCTGCGCCCGCAGCTCGGGGGGCGCACGCTGAGCACCTACGGGGTGAACTACCCCGCCACCTACGACTTCTTCACCGCAGCGGACGGCGCGTACGACGCCGCCGGTCGCATCGCCTACCTGGCGCAGAATTGCCCGGCGACGCGGGTGGTGCTCGGCGGGTACTCCCAGGGCGCGGCGATCGTGAGCATGCTCGTCGGGCTGCCGCCGGTCGGCGAACGGATCGGCGAGTTCGGCTCGGCGCCCCCACTGCCGAGTAATCTGGCCGGGAACGTCGCGGCCATGGCGGTGTTCGGCAACCCCGGCGCCAAGTTCAGCAATCCGGTGTCGGTGGCGCCGCCGCCGTACAGCGGACGCGGTATCGATCTGTGCGCCGACGGTGATCCGATCTGTTCGCGCGGACGCAACCCGTTCGCGCACACCCGCTACGAATCGTCGGGATTCATCCCCCAGGCGGCCGGCTTCATCGCAGGGCGTGTCTGA
- a CDS encoding cutinase family protein: MRIDLVRGCSVLAATVAAVGASILAPASPARAEGCPDIEVVFARGTNEDPGLGRIGNAFINALRGKVGGRSVGTYAVNYPASFDFLAAAGGANDASGHVQWMMANCPDTRLVLGGYSQGAAVIDVIAAVPVPGIGFNAPLPPNTPEHVAALAVFGNPSAKVGLPLTVSPVWGARSIDLCNFGDPVCSGGDDVAAHRAYNGGPAEQAAGFVAGLL, translated from the coding sequence GTGCGCATCGATCTTGTTCGAGGTTGCTCCGTCCTTGCCGCCACCGTTGCCGCGGTCGGCGCGTCGATCCTGGCCCCGGCATCGCCCGCGCGGGCCGAAGGATGCCCCGATATCGAAGTCGTCTTCGCCCGCGGGACGAATGAGGATCCCGGCCTGGGCCGCATCGGCAACGCTTTCATCAACGCGCTGCGCGGCAAGGTGGGCGGACGTTCGGTGGGTACCTACGCGGTGAACTATCCGGCGAGCTTCGACTTCCTCGCGGCCGCCGGCGGCGCCAATGACGCGAGTGGCCACGTCCAGTGGATGATGGCCAACTGCCCGGACACCCGACTGGTGCTGGGCGGCTACTCCCAGGGCGCCGCGGTCATCGACGTCATCGCCGCGGTGCCGGTACCCGGCATCGGCTTCAACGCCCCGCTGCCGCCCAATACGCCCGAGCACGTCGCCGCGCTGGCGGTGTTCGGCAACCCCTCGGCAAAGGTCGGTCTGCCGCTGACCGTCAGCCCGGTGTGGGGTGCCCGGTCCATCGATCTGTGCAACTTCGGTGACCCGGTGTGCAGCGGTGGCGATGACGTGGCCGCCCACCGGGCCTACAACGGCGGACCTGCCGAACAAGCCGCCGGATTCGTGGCGGGTCTGCTGTAG
- a CDS encoding cutinase family protein, whose amino-acid sequence MSIRTLPAKRRARKFVASVASVAAIAAGLLAGTTTGPAAQQPTASAEPCAPVELIFARGRNEQPGVGRIGNALVGALNARLPQPVGVYAVNYPANTEIAAGANDISNRIQYMAGACPDTRLIVGGYSLGSVAAALALSANQTGLGFNRPLPPGMDSHIAAVVLVGNFSKQVPGHQIAGQYLDRTIDICNAEDPVCSGGLPNDLNDLQRVWGDHLQDGYISSGLIEQAADFAAARVR is encoded by the coding sequence GTGTCCATCCGAACGCTCCCAGCAAAGCGCCGCGCGCGTAAGTTCGTCGCCTCCGTCGCCTCGGTAGCGGCCATCGCCGCCGGGTTGCTGGCCGGCACGACGACGGGCCCGGCGGCGCAGCAACCCACCGCGTCGGCCGAGCCATGCGCACCGGTGGAGTTGATCTTCGCCCGCGGCCGCAACGAACAGCCCGGCGTCGGCCGGATCGGCAACGCGTTGGTGGGTGCCCTCAACGCGCGGCTTCCGCAGCCCGTCGGGGTGTACGCCGTGAACTACCCGGCGAACACCGAGATCGCCGCGGGCGCCAACGACATCAGCAACCGGATCCAGTACATGGCGGGCGCCTGCCCGGACACCCGCCTGATCGTCGGGGGTTATTCGCTGGGCTCGGTGGCGGCCGCGCTGGCATTGTCGGCCAACCAGACGGGCCTCGGCTTCAACCGCCCGCTACCGCCGGGCATGGACAGCCACATCGCCGCGGTCGTATTGGTCGGCAACTTCTCCAAGCAGGTGCCCGGCCACCAGATCGCCGGCCAGTACCTGGACCGCACCATCGACATCTGCAACGCCGAGGATCCGGTCTGTTCGGGCGGGCTGCCCAACGACCTCAACGATCTGCAGCGCGTCTGGGGTGACCACCTGCAGGACGGCTACATCAGCTCCGGGCTCATCGAGCAGGCCGCCGATTTCGCCGCGGCCCGGGTGCGGTAG
- a CDS encoding cutinase family protein, with translation MILTSRGPVRRFTVLAAALIVVLATLGVPTLSTPGMLPVAGAVSCPDAELIFARGRMESPGAGQIGNALASALRSKSGKNVALYAVKYPADTQIDIGANDMSARVQYMAANCPNTRLVLGGYSLGAAVSDVVLAVPFAAFGFKNPLPPGADQKIAAVALFGNGIAWVGPIANFNPLYQERTIELCHGDDPICNPTDPENWESYWADHLAPAYIKAGMVNQAADFVAPRI, from the coding sequence GTGATCTTGACGTCGAGAGGTCCGGTCCGTCGCTTCACCGTTCTGGCGGCGGCACTGATCGTGGTGCTGGCCACCCTCGGTGTGCCGACGCTCAGCACGCCAGGCATGCTGCCGGTGGCCGGCGCAGTCTCGTGCCCCGACGCCGAGCTCATCTTCGCGCGTGGCCGGATGGAATCACCCGGGGCCGGCCAGATCGGGAACGCGCTCGCCAGCGCGCTGCGTTCCAAGTCGGGCAAGAACGTGGCGCTGTACGCGGTGAAATACCCCGCGGACACCCAGATCGACATCGGCGCCAACGATATGAGCGCACGCGTGCAGTACATGGCGGCCAATTGCCCGAACACCCGGTTGGTGCTGGGCGGCTACTCGCTCGGGGCGGCCGTCAGCGATGTGGTGCTGGCGGTGCCGTTCGCCGCGTTCGGCTTCAAGAACCCGCTCCCGCCCGGCGCCGACCAGAAGATCGCCGCGGTGGCGTTGTTCGGCAACGGGATTGCCTGGGTCGGCCCCATCGCGAACTTCAATCCGCTCTATCAGGAGCGCACCATCGAGCTGTGCCACGGCGATGACCCGATCTGCAACCCCACCGATCCGGAGAACTGGGAATCCTATTGGGCCGACCACCTGGCGCCGGCGTATATCAAGGCGGGCATGGTGAATCAGGCCGCCGACTTCGTCGCGCCACGGATCTGA
- the truA gene encoding tRNA pseudouridine(38-40) synthase TruA produces MNEPATDAGGGLVRSPVAPLAPVRLRLDIAYDGTEFAGWAAQEGQRTVAGVLEDALSTVFRTPVILRAAGRTDAGVHATGQVAHLDVPADALGHAYPRSARPAGEPEFLPLTRRLARFVPEDVRVLGIVRAPAGFDARFSALRRHYEYRLATAPYGATPQQARFVTPWARPLDLDAMVDASRHLIGLHDFAAFCKHRDGATTIREMQRLDWTRDGDLVTAHVSADAFCWSMVRSVVGALLAVGEGRRDPSWCASLLGAAKRSSDFAAAPARGLTLVGVDYPADDQLAARITVTRDMRTL; encoded by the coding sequence GTGAACGAGCCCGCCACCGACGCCGGTGGCGGGCTTGTTCGTTCTCCCGTCGCTCCGCTCGCCCCGGTTCGTCTGCGCCTCGACATCGCCTACGACGGCACCGAGTTCGCGGGCTGGGCCGCCCAGGAAGGGCAGCGCACCGTCGCCGGTGTCCTCGAGGATGCCCTGTCGACGGTCTTTCGCACCCCGGTGATCCTGCGAGCCGCCGGCCGCACCGATGCCGGTGTGCACGCCACCGGCCAGGTGGCGCACCTCGACGTGCCCGCTGACGCGCTCGGGCACGCCTACCCGCGCAGCGCGCGGCCGGCGGGAGAGCCCGAATTCCTGCCGCTGACAAGGCGACTCGCGCGATTCGTACCCGAAGATGTCCGGGTGCTCGGCATCGTGCGCGCTCCGGCCGGTTTCGACGCGCGTTTCTCCGCGCTGCGCAGGCATTACGAATACCGGCTCGCCACAGCGCCGTACGGCGCCACCCCGCAGCAAGCCCGATTCGTCACCCCGTGGGCACGCCCGCTCGACCTGGACGCCATGGTCGATGCCTCGCGGCACCTGATCGGCCTGCACGACTTCGCCGCCTTCTGCAAGCACCGCGACGGCGCCACCACGATCCGCGAGATGCAGCGCCTGGACTGGACGCGCGACGGCGACCTGGTCACCGCCCACGTCAGCGCCGACGCGTTCTGCTGGTCGATGGTGCGCTCGGTGGTGGGGGCACTGCTGGCCGTGGGGGAGGGACGGCGGGATCCGTCCTGGTGTGCGTCGCTGCTCGGTGCGGCGAAGCGCTCCAGCGATTTCGCGGCCGCACCGGCGCGGGGGCTGACGCTGGTCGGGGTGGACTATCCGGCCGATGATCAGCTGGCCGCGCGCATCACCGTCACCCGCGACATGCGCACCCTCTGA
- the rplQ gene encoding 50S ribosomal protein L17 has product MPKPTKGPRLGGSSSHQAALLANLATSLFEHGRIKTTEPKARALRPYAEKLITHAKKGSLHNRREVMKKIRDKDVVHTLFAEIGPFFADREGGYTRIIKVEARKGDNAPMAVIELVREKTVTSEANRARRADASQKVAAAAAPQAAVEPEAAAGPTADEAVTEETTEVPAEEAVTEEATEAEDKADDAK; this is encoded by the coding sequence ATGCCCAAGCCCACCAAGGGTCCTCGCCTCGGCGGGTCGTCCTCGCACCAGGCCGCGCTGCTGGCCAACCTGGCCACCTCGCTCTTCGAGCACGGCCGCATCAAGACGACCGAGCCGAAAGCACGGGCGTTGCGTCCGTACGCGGAGAAGCTGATCACCCATGCCAAGAAGGGCTCGCTGCACAACCGGCGTGAGGTGATGAAGAAGATCCGCGACAAGGATGTGGTGCACACCCTGTTCGCCGAGATCGGTCCCTTCTTCGCCGATCGTGAGGGTGGCTACACCCGGATCATCAAGGTGGAGGCACGTAAGGGCGACAACGCCCCGATGGCCGTCATCGAACTGGTCCGGGAGAAGACCGTGACCTCCGAGGCCAACCGCGCACGTCGTGCGGACGCCTCGCAGAAGGTCGCGGCTGCCGCCGCTCCGCAGGCCGCTGTCGAGCCCGAGGCCGCCGCAGGCCCGACGGCCGACGAGGCTGTGACCGAGGAGACCACCGAGGTTCCGGCCGAAGAGGCCGTCACCGAGGAGGCCACCGAGGCTGAGGACAAGGCCGACGACGCCAAGTAG
- a CDS encoding DNA-directed RNA polymerase subunit alpha, translating to MLISQRPTLSEETLAENRSRFTIEPLEPGFGYTLGNSLRRTLLSSIPGAAVTSIRIDGVLHEFTTVPGVKEDVTDIILNLKGLVVSSEEDEPVTMYLRKQGPGAVTAGDIVPPAGVTVHNPDLHIAALNDKGKLEVELVVERGRGYVPAVQNKASGAEIGRIPVDSIYSPVLKVTYKVEATRVEQRTDFDKLILDVETKNSITPRDALASAGKTLVELFGLARELNVEAEGIEIGPSPAEADHIASFALPIDDLDLTVRSYNCLKREGVHTVGELVSRTESDLLDIRNFGQKSIDEVKIKLHQLGLSLKDSPATFDPSEVAGYDVATGTWTGDAGYDLDTDQDFAETEQL from the coding sequence ATGCTGATTTCACAGCGCCCCACCCTGTCCGAAGAGACGTTGGCCGAGAACCGGTCCCGGTTCACCATCGAACCGCTGGAGCCCGGCTTCGGTTACACCCTCGGCAACTCGCTGCGGCGCACGCTGCTGTCGTCCATCCCGGGCGCGGCGGTCACCAGCATCCGCATCGACGGTGTGCTGCACGAATTCACCACCGTCCCCGGGGTGAAGGAAGACGTCACCGACATCATCCTGAACCTCAAGGGTCTGGTCGTGTCCTCGGAAGAGGACGAGCCGGTCACCATGTACCTGCGTAAGCAGGGCCCGGGTGCGGTCACCGCCGGTGACATCGTGCCGCCGGCCGGTGTGACGGTGCACAACCCGGATCTGCACATCGCGGCCCTGAACGACAAGGGCAAGCTCGAGGTCGAGCTCGTCGTCGAGCGTGGCCGCGGCTATGTGCCCGCCGTGCAGAACAAGGCCTCCGGTGCCGAGATCGGCCGTATCCCGGTCGATTCCATCTACAGCCCCGTGCTGAAGGTGACCTACAAGGTGGAGGCCACCCGCGTCGAGCAGCGCACCGACTTCGACAAGCTGATCCTCGACGTCGAGACCAAGAACTCGATCACCCCGCGCGACGCCCTGGCGTCGGCGGGTAAGACCCTGGTCGAACTCTTCGGTCTGGCACGGGAACTCAACGTGGAGGCCGAGGGCATCGAGATCGGGCCGTCGCCGGCCGAGGCCGACCACATCGCCAGCTTCGCGCTGCCGATCGACGACCTGGACCTGACGGTGCGCTCGTACAACTGCCTCAAGCGCGAGGGCGTGCACACCGTCGGCGAACTGGTGTCGCGCACCGAGTCCGATCTGCTCGACATCCGTAACTTCGGCCAGAAGTCCATCGACGAGGTGAAGATCAAGCTGCACCAGCTGGGTCTCTCGCTCAAGGACTCACCCGCCACCTTCGATCCGTCCGAGGTTGCCGGCTACGACGTCGCCACCGGCACCTGGACCGGTGACGCCGGCTATGACCTGGACACCGACCAGGACTTCGCCGAAACCGAACAGCTCTAG
- the rpsD gene encoding 30S ribosomal protein S4: MARYTGPATRKSRRLGVDLVGGDQSFEKRPYPPGQHGRARIKESEYRTQLQEKQKARFTYGVMEKQFRKYYEEANRQAGKTGENLLRILESRLDNVVYRAGLARTRRMARQLVSHGHFTVNGVKVDIPSYRVSQYDIIDVKDKSINTLPFEAARQAAGERPIPGWLQVVGERQRILVHQLPERAQIQVPLTEQLIVEFYSK; the protein is encoded by the coding sequence ATGGCTCGTTATACCGGCCCCGCGACCCGCAAGTCGCGTCGCCTCGGCGTCGACCTCGTCGGCGGCGATCAGTCGTTCGAAAAGCGCCCCTACCCGCCCGGCCAGCACGGTCGCGCGCGGATCAAGGAAAGCGAATACCGCACCCAGCTGCAGGAGAAGCAGAAGGCTCGCTTCACCTACGGCGTCATGGAGAAGCAGTTCCGCAAGTACTACGAAGAGGCCAATCGCCAGGCGGGTAAGACCGGCGAGAACCTGCTGCGCATCCTGGAAAGCCGCCTGGACAACGTCGTGTACCGCGCCGGCCTGGCGCGTACCCGCCGGATGGCTCGCCAGCTGGTCAGCCACGGCCACTTCACCGTCAACGGTGTGAAGGTCGACATCCCCAGCTACCGCGTCTCGCAGTACGACATCATCGATGTCAAGGACAAGTCGATCAACACCCTGCCGTTCGAAGCCGCGCGGCAGGCCGCGGGCGAGCGCCCGATCCCGGGTTGGCTGCAGGTCGTCGGCGAGCGTCAGCGCATCCTGGTTCACCAGCTGCCCGAGCGGGCACAGATCCAGGTGCCGCTCACCGAGCAGCTCATCGTCGAGTTCTACTCGAAGTAA
- the rpsK gene encoding 30S ribosomal protein S11: protein MAQAKKGGTAAKKGQKTRRREKKNVPHGAAHIKSTFNNTIVSITDPQGNVIAWASSGHVGFKGSRKSTPFAAQLAAENAARKAQEHGVKKVDVFVKGPGSGRETAIRSLQAAGLEVGAISDVTPQPHNGCRPPKRRRV from the coding sequence ATGGCACAGGCAAAGAAGGGCGGCACCGCCGCCAAGAAGGGTCAGAAGACCCGCCGCAGGGAAAAGAAGAACGTCCCGCACGGCGCTGCTCACATCAAGAGCACCTTCAACAACACCATCGTCTCGATCACCGATCCCCAGGGCAACGTCATCGCCTGGGCCTCGTCGGGTCACGTCGGCTTCAAGGGTTCGCGCAAGTCGACCCCGTTCGCCGCGCAGCTCGCCGCCGAGAACGCTGCCCGCAAGGCGCAGGAGCACGGTGTCAAGAAGGTCGATGTCTTCGTGAAGGGCCCGGGTTCGGGCCGCGAGACCGCGATCCGCTCGCTTCAGGCCGCAGGCCTCGAGGTCGGTGCGATCTCCGATGTCACTCCGCAGCCGCACAACGGCTGCCGTCCGCCCAAGCGGCGCCGGGTCTAG